Proteins from a genomic interval of Paenibacillus sp. 37:
- a CDS encoding MarR family winged helix-turn-helix transcriptional regulator has product MFNLEDCLAFVTNRSGKFFAEALEKEFRAYHITRSQWIAMYYIYIHESITQRELAEKMSIKEPSVVRLLQKLELDGMLYRSTATADKRVKQLELSDKGVKICLDLMPIAEKFKNDTIAGISKDDLETFKHVLNSMVENTLK; this is encoded by the coding sequence TTGTTTAATTTAGAGGATTGCCTTGCATTTGTTACAAACCGTAGTGGGAAATTCTTCGCGGAAGCATTGGAAAAAGAGTTTCGAGCCTACCATATCACCAGGAGTCAGTGGATCGCTATGTATTATATCTATATTCATGAGTCCATTACCCAGCGCGAACTAGCGGAAAAAATGTCAATTAAAGAACCGAGCGTAGTTCGTTTGCTCCAAAAACTGGAGTTGGATGGAATGTTATACCGCTCCACTGCAACTGCTGATAAACGTGTAAAGCAGTTGGAACTTTCTGATAAGGGCGTGAAAATCTGCCTTGATTTAATGCCAATTGCCGAAAAGTTTAAAAATGATACAATTGCTGGAATATCCAAGGACGATCTTGAGACATTCAAACATGTGTTGAATAGTATGGTAGAGAATACTTTGAAATAG